The Dioscorea cayenensis subsp. rotundata cultivar TDr96_F1 unplaced genomic scaffold, TDr96_F1_v2_PseudoChromosome.rev07_lg8_w22 25.fasta BLBR01001060.1, whole genome shotgun sequence genome includes a window with the following:
- the LOC120255547 gene encoding LOW QUALITY PROTEIN: pentatricopeptide repeat-containing protein At2g29760, chloroplastic-like (The sequence of the model RefSeq protein was modified relative to this genomic sequence to represent the inferred CDS: deleted 1 base in 1 codon), which produces MISSVPPCPPPSFQLQRSKRTFKSPATSNTPFPPFHSLLHNCSSMQLLHQIHALMLKTNAIADPFHLSKILSFSSSPDSGDLHYAFKLFSLIPQRNSFHWNTLIHGFSLSSSPEQKNLLLLIHLLFPPVLRACGNMSAAFEGIQVHCYAVKCEAVADLFVLNSLVQMYFKCRLSDNACIIFDRMPERNVVSWNCVIGGFAEMGMWENVKSLFWDMVEDIVVKPNALTLVRMVTACTKSGDLNRETCAPGILRIMGFRMPIRNTVAWNAMMYGYVLNGYFDEAISLFIEMLILGAKTDEATMITILSACSKIRKFAYWPSRYVKTGQKEVALEIFHNMPRKRFGVMECLDYCITLVSSLSACAGAGALELGKWLHAYIKRNDIEMGATLCSALIDMYAKCGCIELSLEVFESMQCKDLVWSTIIGGLSMNAHSKLALEYFERMVECGGVPDSITFIGVLSACSHAGLIEEGKHYFLLMTEVYGIPPTSEHCGCMVDLFARQGLLSEAKDFIDGISISSNGTAIWGALLGACTIYGNLELAEYAARHLLAINPANSGAYVLLSNVYAKASRWSDVRKVRNMMKEQGIEKIPGCSSIEVNGVVHEFFVGDFSHSQGEEIYMMLNRLEKMLQNQMISS; this is translated from the exons ATGATATCCTCAGTGCCACCATGCCCTCCCCCATCTTTCCAACTCCAACGGTCAAAACGAACTTTCAAATCTCCCGCCACCTCCAACACCCCTTTCCCGCCATTCCATTCCCTCCTTCACAACTGCTCTTCCATGCAACTTCTCCACCAAATCCATGCCTTGATGCTCAAAACCAACGCCATTGCTGACCCTTTCCACCTCTCCAAGATCCTATCTTTCTCCTCTTCACCGGATTCAGGTGACCTTCATTATGCCTTCAAGTTGTTCTCCTTAATTCCTCAGAGAAACTCATTCCATTGGAACACCTTAATCCATGGTTTCTCTCTCAGTTCTTCACCAGAACAAAA GAACCTTCTCTTGTTAATCCATTTACTTTTCCCTCCTGTTCTTAGAGCTTGCGGAAATATGTCGGCAGCTTTTGAAGGAATTCAGGTTCATTGTTATGCTGTTAAGTGTGAGGCAGTGGCAGACTTGTTTGTGCTCAACTCTTTGGTTCAGATGTACTTCAAGTGTCGGCTTTCTGATAATGCGTGCATCATATTCGATAGAATGCCTGAGAGGAATGTAGTTTCATGGAACTGTGTCATTGGAGGTTTTGCTGAGATGGGAATGTGGGAGAATGTGAAGTCTTTGTTTTGGGATATGGTTGAAGACATTGTTGTTAAACCGAATGCACTGACACTGGTGAGGATGGTCACAGCTTGTACCAAATCAGGGGACTTGAATCGGGAAACTTGTGCACCCGGTATATTGAGGATAATGGGGTTTCG CATGCCGATTCGGAACACTGTGGCTTGGAATGCGATGATGTATGGCTATGTTCTGAATGGTTATTTCGATGAAGCGATTTCACTTTTTATAGAGATGCTG ATTCTTGGTGCAAAAACCGATGAGGCTACTATGATAACTATCTTGTCAGCTTGTTCAAAAATCAGGAAATTTGCTTATTGGCCGAGTC GGTATGTTAAAACTGGACAGAAAGAGGTTGCTCTAGAAATATTTCACAACATGCCTCGCAAAAGATTTGGCGTCATGGAATGCCTTGATTACT GTATCACTCTTGTCAGCTCATTATCTGCTTGTGCAGGGGCAGGAGCTCTCGAACTCGGAAAGTGGCTTCATGCTTACATCAAGAGAAATGACATTGAAATGGGCGCGACATTATGCTCTGCACTAATAGATATGTACGCAAAGTGCGGGTGCATTGAATTGTCCCTTGAGGTGTTTGAAAGCATGCAATGCAAAGATCTCGTCTGGAGTACCATAATC GGGGGGCTTTCCATGAATGCTCATAGCAAGCTTGCTCTTGAGTACTTTGAGCGAATGGTAGAGTGCGGAGGGGTACCCGATTCCATCACATTCATCGGAGTTTTGAGTGCTTGTAGTCATGCAGGTTTGATAGAAGAAGGCAAGCACTACTTCCTTCTCATGACCGAAGTTTATGGCATACCTCCAACATCTGAACATTGTGGTTGTATGGTGGACTTGTTTGCTCGACAAGGACTCCTAAGTGAGGCGAAAGATTTCATCGATGGCATTAGTATTTCATCGAACGGGACTGCCATTTGGGGTGCTTTGCTTGGTGCTTGTACCATTTACGGGAATTTGGAGCTAGCTGAGTATGCAGCAAGACATCTTCTTGCAATCAATCCAGCGAATTCAGGAGCTTATGTTCTGCTTTCTAATGTGTATGCTAAAGCTTCCCGGTGGAGTGATGTTAGAAAGGTTAGAAACATGATGAAAGAACAAGGGATTGAAAAGATACCGGGATGCAGTTCAATTGAGGTGAATGGTGTTGTTCATGAGTTCTTCGTCGGGGATTTCTCGCACTCGCAAGGTGAAGAGATCTACATGATGTTAAACAGATTAGAAAAAATGCTGCAAAACCAAATGATTAGTAGCTGA